The following are encoded together in the Ovis canadensis isolate MfBH-ARS-UI-01 breed Bighorn chromosome 2, ARS-UI_OviCan_v2, whole genome shotgun sequence genome:
- the ZBTB8OS gene encoding protein archease isoform X7, protein MPFFRLHAWGDTLEEAFEQCAMAMFGYMTDTGTVEPLQTIEVETQGDDLQSLLFHFLDEWLYKFSADEFFIPREVKVLNIDQRNFKIRSIGWGEEFSLSKHPQGTEVKAITYSAMQVCNEEKPEVFVIIDI, encoded by the exons ATGCCTTTCTTTAGGTTACATGCTTGGGGAGACACTCTGGAGGAAGCTTTTGAACAATGTGCAATGGCCATGTTTGGTTACATGACAGATACTGGGACTGTGGAGCCCCTGCAAACAATAGAAGTAGAAACCCAAG GCGATGACTTACAGtctcttctgtttcactttctgGATGAGTGGCTTTATAAATTCAGTGCTGATGAATTCTTCATACCCCGG gaaGTCAAAGTACTTAACATCGACcaaagaaatttcaaaatacGGTCAATTGG GTGGGGAGAAGAATTCTCATTGTCCAAGCACCCTCAG GGAACTGAAGTCAAAGCAATAACGTACTCAGCCATGCAGGTCTGTAATGAAGAGAAGCCAGAAGTTTTTGTGATCATTGACATTTAA
- the ZBTB8A gene encoding zinc finger and BTB domain-containing protein 8A: MEISSHQSHLLQQLNEQRRQDVFCDCSILVEGKVFKAHRNVLFASSGYFKMLLSQNSKETSQPTTATFQAFSPDTFTVILDFVYSGKLSLTGQNVIEVMSAASFLQMTDVISVCKTFIKSSLDISEKEKDRYFSLSDKDASSNGVERSSFYSSGWQDESSSPRSHLSPDQGAGIISGKSWSKYNYHPASQRNTQQPLTKHEQRKDSIKKSKHLRLSQPSEMTHYKSSKREARTSDSSSHVSQSEEQAQMNAEMDSTPVSYQYGQGSDVTSRSFPDDLPRMRFKCPYCTHVVKRKADLKRHLRCHTGERPYPCQACGKRFSRLDHLSSHFRTIHQACKLICRKCKRHVTDLTGQVVQEGTRRYRLCNECLAEVGIDSLPIDLEAEQHLMSPSDGDKDSRWHMGEDENRSYVEIVEDGSADLVIQQVDDSEEEEEKEIKPNIR; encoded by the exons ATGGAGATCTCCTCTCATCAGTCTCACCTCCTGCAACAACTGAATGAGCAGCGCAGGCAGGATGTATTTTGTGACTGCAGTATTCTGGTTGAAGGGAAGGTCTTCAAAGCCCATCGAAATGTCTTATTTGCTAGTAGCGGCTACTTTAAAATGCTCCTTTCTCAGAACTCCAAGGAGACAAGTCAGCCAACCACAGCAACGTTTCAGGCCTTCTCTCCTGACACTTTTACAGTTATCCTGGACTTTGTCTATTCCGGCAAGCTCTCTCTCACAGGTCAGAATGTCATAGAAGTGATGTCAGCTGCTAGCTTCCTTCAGATGACTGATGTCATCAGTGTATGTAAGACCTTTATTAAATCTTCGTTAGACATTAGTGAGAAAGAAAAGGATCGCTATTTCAGCCTCTCTGATAAAGATGCCAGTTCTAATGGTGTAGAACGCTCCTCTTTTTATAGCAGTGGCTGGCAAGATGAAAGCAGTTCTCCTCGTTCTCACCTAAGCCCAGATCAAGGAGCAGGTATAATAAGCGGGAAATCTTGGAGTAAGTATAATTACCACCCAGCCTCCCAAAGGAATACTCAACAGCCTCTGACCAAGCATGAACAAAGGAAAGATTCCATTAAAAAGTCCAAACATTTGAGGTTGTCACAGCCTTCTGAAATGACTCATTATAAGTCAAGCAAGCGAGAAGCACGGACATCTGATTCTTCCAGCCACGTTTCCCAGTCTGAAGAACAGGCGCAGATGAATGCCGAAATGGACTCTACTCCTGTTAGCTATCAGTATGGTCAAGGATCTGATGTCACGTCAAGAAGTTTTCCAG ATGACCTGCCCAGGATGAGGTTCAAGTGCCCATACTGCACACATGTGGTGAAGCGGAAGGCAGACCTCAAGCGCCACCTCCGTTGTCACACTGGAGAAAGACCCTACCCCTGTCAAGCCTGCGGGAAAAGATTTAGTCGGCTCGACCATCTAAGTAGCCATTTTCGAACA ATTCACCAGGCATGCAAACTTATCTGCAGAAAATGCAAGCGCCACGTGACTGACCTAACAGGCCAAGTGGTACAGGAAGGAACCAGGCGCTACAGACTCTGTAATGAGTGCCTTGCTGAAGTTGGCATAGACAGCCTCCCCATTGATCTGGAAGCTGAACAGCATCTTATGTCCCCATCAGATGGAGATAAGGATTCCAGATGGCACATGGGTGAAGATGAGAACAGATCGTACGTGGAGATAGTCGAGGATGGGTCTGCCGATCTGGTCATACAACAGGTGGATGAtagtgaagaagaagaagaaaaggaaataaagcccAACATCAGGTAG
- the ZBTB8OS gene encoding protein archease isoform X6, whose product MAMFGYMTDTGTVEPLQTIEVETQGDDLQSLLFHFLDEWLYKFSADEFFIPREVKVLNIDQRNFKIRSIGWGEEFSLSKHPQGTEVKAITYSAMQVCNEEKPEVFVIIDI is encoded by the exons ATGGCCATGTTTGGTTACATGACAGATACTGGGACTGTGGAGCCCCTGCAAACAATAGAAGTAGAAACCCAAG GCGATGACTTACAGtctcttctgtttcactttctgGATGAGTGGCTTTATAAATTCAGTGCTGATGAATTCTTCATACCCCGG gaaGTCAAAGTACTTAACATCGACcaaagaaatttcaaaatacGGTCAATTGG GTGGGGAGAAGAATTCTCATTGTCCAAGCACCCTCAG GGAACTGAAGTCAAAGCAATAACGTACTCAGCCATGCAGGTCTGTAATGAAGAGAAGCCAGAAGTTTTTGTGATCATTGACATTTAA